In Bubalus bubalis isolate 160015118507 breed Murrah chromosome 3, NDDB_SH_1, whole genome shotgun sequence, a genomic segment contains:
- the LOC112583476 gene encoding translation initiation factor IF-2-like has translation MVPLRAGRGPAPLRAQPAGWRKEAHRARGGQGEAGALPRSRAAPPDLWGENKMVLSIRRGSRRAPPPRLWRPRPRARGLPRLTRPRPRPRAATPASPLRHRHPLPPRSGWQRGGAGAGRGGRGPRLDTARGRGPGSPGTAGCPRGRLTEQVAPALRTFRNARRGSAPRSRGSAGLARGGGGSRASVQGSAGAAAPPPARPPSPPPPPPPRPRPPRRAPQRPPSRARARARGPRAGRAWSHPGAGAAAVLSTSGARCGQRRGREPRAPLYSQRPIQDPDSGGGDSRHLPVPPRGAAPSPHCSPPARRCRASSSPAA, from the coding sequence ATGGTGCCGCTGCGCGCCGGGCGGGGACCCGCGCCCCTGCGCGCCCAGCCTGCCGGCTGGAGGAAAGAAGCTCACCGAGCCCGCGGCGGCCAGGGGGAGGCGGGGGCGCTCCCGAGGTCGCGTGCCGCCCCTCCGGATCTGTGGGGGGAAAACAAGATGGTTCTCAGCATCAGGCGGGGCTCGCGCCGCGCTCCTCCGCCCCGGCTTTGGCGGCCCCGGCCCCGCGCCCGGGGCCTTCCCCGGTTGACACGGCCCCGCCCGCGTCCCCGCGCCGCAACCCCGGCCTCTCCACTGCGGCACCGGCACCCGCTCCCGCCGCGGTCCGGATGGCAGCGCGGGGGCGCGGGAGCCGGCAGAGGCGGCCGGGGACCCCGCCTCGACACTGCGCGCGGCCGCGGCCCCGGTTCCCCGGGGACAGCGGGCTGCCCGAGGGGCAGGCTTACCGAGCAGGTGGCTCCGGCGCTCCGCACCTTCCGCAATGCGCGCCGCGGCTCAGCGCCGCGGTCCCGGGGCTCGGCGGGGCTcgcgcgcggcggcggcggctcgaGAGCTTCTGTCCAAGGTTCTGCAGGcgccgcggccccgcccccagctcGGCCGCcttcgccgccgccgccgccgccgccgcgcccgcGCCCGCCCCGGCGCGCACCTCAGCGGCCTCCCTCTcgggcgcgcgcgcgcgcgcgcggccCACGCGCCGGCCGGGCCTGGTCTCACCCGGGAGCTGGGGCCGCCGCCGTGCTCAGCACGAGCGGCGCGCGGTGCGGGCAGCGACGCGGCCGCGAGCCCCGGGCGCCTCTCTACTCGCAGCGCCCCATCCAGGACCCAGACTCTGGCGGCGGGGACTCGCGGCACCTCCCCGTCCCGCCCCGCGGAGCCGCCCCCTCCCCGCACTGCTCACCGCCCGCTCGGCGCTGCCGCGCCAGCAGCAGCCCGGCCGCGTGA
- the CDK5R1 gene encoding cyclin-dependent kinase 5 activator 1, translating into MGTVLSLSPSYRKATLFEDGAATVGHYTAVQNSKNAKDKNLKRHSIISVLPWKRIVAVSAKKKNSKKVQPNSSYQNNITHLNNENLKKSLSCANLSTFAQPPPAQPPAPPASQLSGSQTGVSSSVKKAPHPAVSSAGTPKRVIVQASTSELLRCLGEFLCRRCYRLKHLSPTDPVLWLRSVDRSLLLQGWQDQGFITPANVVFLYMLCRDVISSEVGSDHELQAVLLTCLYLSYSYMGNEISYPLKPFLVESCKEAFWDRCLSVINLMSSKMLQINADPHYFTQVFSDLKNESGQEDKKRLLLGLDR; encoded by the coding sequence ATGGGCACGGTGCTGTCCCTGTCCCCCAGCTACCGGAAGGCCACGCTGTTTGAGGATGGCGCGGCCACGGTGGGCCACTACACGGCCGTGCAGAACAGCAAGAACGCCAAGGACAAGAACCTGAAGCGGCACTCCATCATCTCCGTGCTGCCGTGGAAGAGGATCGTGGCCGTGTCGGCCAAGAAGAAGAACTCCAAGAAGGTGCAGCCCAACAGCAGCTACCAGAACAACATCACGCATCTCAACAATGAGAACCTGAAGAAGTCGCTGTCGTGCGCCAACCTGTCCACGTTCGCCCAGCCCCCGCCGGCCCAGCCGCCCGCCCCCCCTGCCAGCCAGCTCTCGGGTTCGCAGACAGGGGTCTCCTCGTCCGTCAAGAAGGCCCCGCACCCTGCCGTCAGCTCCGCAGGGACGCCCAAACGGGTCATCGTCCAGGCGTCCACCAGCGAGCTGCTGCGCTGCCTGGGCGAGTTCCTCTGTCGCCGGTGCTACCGCCTGAAGCACCTGTCCCCCACGGACCCTGTGCTCTGGCTGCGCAGCGTGGACCGCTCGCTGCTGCTGCAGGGCTGGCAGGACCAGGGCTTCATCACGCCGGCCAACGTGGTCTTCCTCTACATGCTCTGCCGGGATGTCATCTCCTCCGAGGTGGGTTCCGACCATGAGCTCCAGGCGGTCCTGCTGACCTGCCTGTACCTCTCCTACTCCTACATGGGCAACGAGATCTCCTACCCGCTCAAGCCCTTCCTGGTGGAGAGCTGCAAGGAGGCCTTTTGGGACCGCTGTCTCTCCGTCATCAACCTCATGAGCTCCAAGATGCTGCAGATCAACGCCGACCCCCACTACTTCACGCAGGTGTTCTCCGACCTGAAGAACGAGAGCGGCCAGGAGGACAAGAAGCGGCTCCTCCTCGGGCTGGACCGGTGA